From the Caloenas nicobarica isolate bCalNic1 chromosome 2, bCalNic1.hap1, whole genome shotgun sequence genome, the window GTTGTGAACCGTGGCAAGAACCAGGATGCATTTTGTTCTCCACCTGCTGTGGTAGAGATTTGTACTACCAAGCAACTAACCAGCAATAATTCCTTTGGCTGAAGTTAGAAGGAAATATAGTTACAGCTAGTTACTTTTGCTGCCCAGCATCAAGAGGTTAGGATTTaataactgaaaggaaaaagcctAAGCTTCATCTACAAGGGTAATTATTTTGCTGGATGTTGCTTACTTTGCCCTTTTTGTTATATGGCTTAATATATATTTTGGGAATTGGCTCCATCCTCAAGAAAACCACAACTTcatctctcctccctcccctgtgGAGAGTAGCAGCATCATGGCCCCTGTTCAGCTGGTTGACCAGATCACCGTCTCCCAACAGATATTTGCTATCACCTTCATCAGAGTCCTCTGAGCCAAAAGCCTCCTGCAAACCAATGGTTGCACAATGGTGATTAAATTCTCAGTCATGTAGGATAGAGAAAACAGTGCCGGAAAGGATTATTCAAAGTTATGTATCTGTGTAACTCCTCGTTGTAGCAAAGACAGAAGGTTCATCACCTGGCAGGAACAAAGCTAAATGAACAAGTGTAATTCTATCCATTCTTGGTTTTGGAACAAGTCTGATTGTTATTAACATTTTTGTGGGCAGAAGATCCAAGGACATGGCAGAATCTCAATTTGAGCCAGGTTTGCTCATATAAGCATGCTTACTCTCAATAAGCCTTCAAATTAGTGTTGTGATAAGCATGTTGTTTGAGAAACAGATATGAGATTTACTCAAAGGCATTCCTTCacatatttttccatgaacatCCCACaactttaatattaaacaatATTCCATTGTCTGGAGTAGCAGACATTGGACCTGATGCTATTTGAGGTTCTTACATGCAGAGGTAATGTTCCAAAACATCACTGCGTGCAGAATGCAGATGTCCAAATATCTGCAGAAAAACTAATGCGAAGGTACGCATACATCTCTAAACAGCATGTAATATTGTATACTCTTAATACCATTCCAGTCTCAGTGCAAAGCCACTGCTAAGCTGCATGCTTCATTGCATGACAGCACATAAAAATCTTAGAGCCAAACAAGCATTATCAGCATTGTACTcactttgccattttttttgtctttctacctcagttcattttcaaaacatcaACCATTTTTGTGTTGGAAATCTCTAGACTAGTGAAGCTAACTATTTGCCATTCTATTTACCTTATTCTTAAGTGTAACATGTGTGTATGTAGGTTTAcaagtatgatttttttctcataagaCAGTTGCTTTTGTTAAGAGTGGTCTTATTTCTTAAGGGATTATGCTCCATTTACAAGCAATCCATTTTGCTAGTTGTCTTTAAAAAGCTCAAAGATAACAACAGTCAATTTATAGCACTCCTTTCTCTAAGCAGACAAAATACAAAGATTCTTAATATTTTCCATCCAAGTCTCCTTACAGTCCAACTTGGGAGTGGTAACAGGATGAGAGCCAAGGAATTTCCAGAACTCTTGAAGTGCTATAATAGTAAGTCACTACTGACACAGTGCCATGAATATTTGGTTGATGAAAGTTAGATGCAGGACCATTCTGCCCCTGATTAGTAGATGTGTCCCAACAAAAGTCAAAGCTTCTTGCTTGCTTACACAGTGGGGAAAGAAGGGTAGTTACTTCCCGAAATTAGGAACAAACACAACCTTTCAGCACCCTCTGACTTCAAATAGTCTCTACAAGAGATTATTTCAGCTACCGCCTTTTCTGAGCCCCTACCTCACCTCAAGCCATTCTTCATTTAGGTTATATTTGTTTTACCGCTTAAAGATTGATAAATCTTTTGATgtgaaaatgttctttaaaaatatttgtaggtGTATAAAATCTGGAGACCAGTCCTGTGGCAAAGGGTGTCTCCCAAAACAGATTTCATGGAATACATGGGCATGAAGCCCTAACGAATGTAGAACTTCATTTGTCACCCCAGAAGCTCTAATGGTTTATGCGCAGGAATGTAAGAACAGACACGGTAGATTTCTTCAGGGTGATTTCCTGGATTTCGAATTGACCAGATCAGGCACTTCAAAATAGTTAAGAGAATTCATATTGAGTTTGTAAAGGCGTACACACTGTTATTCAATTACACCTCCTCCAAAATCCTCAGCAAAGGAATGGTGTGATCCCTGAACATCTCTCCTAGCTTGTTCCATTCATATATATGTAATTTCAGTGCTCCTTTCTGGATATTAAGAGAAGAGATTCGTGCCTGTTTCTTCAGGTGGAGATAATTTCCACGAGCAAGCTCTACCTGCTTCaagtttggttggttttttttgggtttttttggtttttttttttggtgaaataaACTtggtgttcattttttttaggGAGTTGTAACACTGAAGATTTTGATGAGATACCTTGTCATTTTACTCCCATCCTCTGTTACAAATTGACTCAATACCAGGGTGTGGAAATGACACACTTCCTGAAGGAACCACATGAAGCCAGCACCGCACCTGGCTATTCTGGTGAGATTTCTTCCTTCTGGATACACATCCTTTACAGATGTGATTACCTGGAACTCACAGCTCTCTCTTGAATCCAAGTTGTTAGAAGCTTCCCGAAACACAGGTATGCTATTTTGCAATAACCGTAGCGTGACTTGAATCAGTTTTGGAAATTAATTAACTGTGCAGAGTGCATGGTATGAGTTCAGGGTCAATCATTATTATGCCAGCAATATGCAGACAGACCAATAAGGAacaaaaagtgtattttctgaaaattaatacAGAGAAAACCCTCTGTGTTAGCCCTTCACCAAGAATTCCCACCGCTGGGCAATAATCACTGAGGCTTGCATGCACAACAGATTCCTCAGCTATCACATCTCACTCTGCATTAATCTCTGAGAAAGCTGCTTTTACAGTGATGCACTTAATACAGGTGATGCAGATTCCTCCCCAGTGGGACCACCTCATCCCCTAGGTTTCATAGCCTAGATCATGGCACCTTCATGGCATGAAGTTTATGGTGCCAATAGACAAAACTTGTTTGGCAAGAACCTCTTTTTTTGCTACTGTCTGCACTACTGAcagtgctgttgctgctgctcacGTTCTGTCTCTGTTGATTCTTCTTTCTGTGCCACAGCCAGGGATGCTCCCTCTGGACCTTAAGACATGGAGAAGAGGAAGCGTCAGAATACGCCAGACCCTCTCGTAGGGCTCTGCATCTCCTGGGTAATTTTTGTAGTTCTTCCATCCCGGGCAGGAAGTCTGGAAGCCCATCCCAGTCCAAGGCCTGCAGAGCCATGTTCCCTTAGATGTAGTTATTCACCGCTTTGGATAAGGGTAACATCTCTCAACACAGCTACACCAACAATCAAGGTTTGTTTTGATCAAGAAGTAACTACCTAGCAGACCCAACATTGCAAAGCACCTTTGCATGTAGCCTATGACTTTGTCATACCCTTTTCTTGTGTATCTGTGTTCCAGATCATGAGGACACTCTTGTTCCTAGTATGGATATTGCTgagggcaagggaagaaggtgcaaaggggttttttttccacccttctTCCCTAGAGAAAGCTATGTTTTCCTCAGGTACGTGCTATTTGCACAACTTCAGGCTACGGGCTTGGTGGCTTTGGCAAGCAGAGAAAAGATCTATCAAGCTGGAGACACCTAGGCCTACAGAGACAGTGTGTTATACACAGAGTGGACAAAAGCCACTGACTGTAATGCTCCCCCACCTATTGAAGCATCAATGACCCTATTAATTCTCACCAGAGTCAGTAGTTCTGCATTCTCCTGGAATACGTGATAGCTGTGGATTCAAACCTGTCTCTCCTGACTGTCACAGCAAAGAAAACCTCAGAGAAGCTATGTTAGTTTGTTAAAAGATTTACTTCACAAAGCCCATGTTTTTGCACAGCTGCATAGCAAAGCATGCAGACCACATCTGTGTCTTCAGATCAACTACTCCTAGGAAAAGTTACCAGAAAAGAGGTATCTGCTTGGTTCCTTCCTGAAATGAGATTAGACCACCATGAAGATCAGCTTCCAAGCAGCTGCATAGCGCTCCTGGATATGATTTCcaaattcatgaaaataaataataatagagCCTGTATCTtctatttatttgttgttttcctcctcAGTCTTGTAGGATCCAGTTCcaagaaaaattatattcaCTGTGCTTTGAAACATCAGAGGATAGTAAGATTTCTCCTACCACAGGAATACAAACtcacatggaaaagaaacacaacagaCAACAAAATACCATGTTCTGGACTGTCTTTGAATCACTGTATCAGTGATTATCAAGCCAATGCACCATCACAGTAAAATTTGGGACCCAGTCATTTTATTAGAGACTGTTTAAAGCTTCAACCAATGGTCATGAAACCAAGAATTCCTTTGTGGGAGCTGCCTGATGTAATTCAGAAAGCAGTCTCCTGCTGTTGTCAGATATGATGCTGTCACAACTGGGGACATTTCATCTTCTTGTTTGGTTCTCACAGCAACCCTTCTGTGAGGAGTTTACTTgctgagaggaggaggaaagagtcCTTCTTGGCATAAGGAAAGTAATCAGTCAAGATGATTGTTATACTGGAAGTAAGCCaccttttatttcagtgagtTCATATGTCACTTGAAGATCTAACACTCACCCCATACTGCCTCCTGAATACAGGGGAAGGATTTGCACTGCTTGACCTCCTGGATACAACTCTACATCTGTCATGCCATCTCAGGAAATGTGGGAGATCAAAACCACCAACAGGATCCTCCAGTCACACAAAGTAATTTGACAGTGACCATAACATTCAAAGTGGTGGCAGCACGAAAGCAATATTTGTGTTCTCCTACCAGGGCAGCTAGCTAGCAGAGATTTTCTAGTGAAGCTCTGTATGACGGATCACGCACTCAACCTACTACAGAACTTGGTCTTGAAAAGATGGGAAGATACTGGAATGAGTCCTGTGAGGGGTCACAAAGACAATTAAGGTACTGGAGCACCTGTCATACAAGGAGAAGTGAGAGAGCTGGAACTGCTCAGTCTAGAGAAGTCCCTTAGTTGTATCCACTGAAAGGATAAGACTCAATAGGCgcaaattggaaaaaaagtacattcaatttaaacataattttaatgtatttttttttaaactgagtgTGAACAAACATgggaagaggttgcccagagaggttgtagagtctccagTCTTAGAGATACTCAAAACTTGACCATACACAGTACTGACAACCTGTTCTAATTGACCTTGCTCTGAGATTCTTTCCAAGctcaatgattctgtgaagtagTAAAGTCCCTATGGAGATACACTTCTCTGGCACACATTATCAGGTATAATCCTCCTAGCGGTGTGACAAACCTGAACCTGCTGAGAATCCACAAACCCCACAGCCAGACTCATTGCTCTTAATTTCCCTCAGCAGAACATTCTCACAGAGGCACCAAGAATAAAAAACTACTCGCTCTCACAATCCACTTCTCCTTTGCTCCAGAACTCTGCACACCTAGTATTCCACAGTTAGGAATAAAAATGTGCTCTGTTAGTATAAAAATGTGAGGATACACCACACAGTTATTGGTGGTTAACTTTGTGAACAGAGCACATATGGATAACGCATTTAGGCAATATCTGTTTTTTAATTAGCAACTTTCATTTCCTGAAGTATACTGTAAAATGAGCAGAATTTCTGGGGTAGAAAAGCTGCAGATCTGAAAGGACAGTAAGACTAATCTTGTCTAACACTCAATCCATCATAAAGGTAAGGCTATTTTTAACACACttgtttttctcagcatttcttgCTCATCAGTAGTAAAGTTGTTCTACGTAAACCCTTCTCCACTGGTAAACCTCACTAACTGTATGgacaaggaaaatgaaggtAGTTTCTAGGCCAACATGGGGGAGAGGTgaggagaaacaggaaaaaaaccaaccccaaacccacacccTTTTCTCTATACTATTGTTCAATCAATTCCATGCTAATGCGTTTTACTCCTAGCTTGCTGATGTTACCAATTGCCAGTAGAATACTGTGACATCAGGAAAGCTTAGCCAGCATGTGCATAAACACCACACATTTAAGgtataattttcctttttctcgtTTTGGGTTTACCAAGTCAAGGGAGCTTACAGTTTTCTAAGCAGCCATAGTCAAAAAGGGCAAGGTCTCCTCAACATATGTCCAAGATAAATCAATAGTCCTAAgagtaaagggaaaaaacaaaacaaaaccaacaagtCTCTGTAGACATAAGACAACCTGCCGTCCAATTCAGAGCAGCAAAACATAATACTGTTCCTCAAGCTATGTCTGTAATGATCCAATTCACTCCAATTCTATCAGCATcattcctttctgaaataaCCAAGAGAAGCCCTGATTATGTAATGTAATACCTTTGCTTTTAGCAGCTCATTGTCTTACTTGGCAAGATGTTTGATCACCCACCTAGACTGGCAGTcttatgatttaaaaatataagtttattttgcttagaagacaaatttatttttcccttaaaatattACACTTAAAAGATACAAAGCCTTCTACTACAAAGTTGCAGTCATAGtattagcttttaaaataaatcagacaaAAAGTAGATCAGCAGCACAAATACATAATTTACATCTTTCCCCCTCCTTGCCCTAGCATCCATAGTCATCTGTGAGTCCCAAGATCGCCACCTCTAAAAATTTAATACATTTCATTGGTTTTGCCCAACACAGCGCATACTTTCATTTCACAAAGCTTCCATTTGTATAAATTCGAAtctgttttttcagaaaactcttGAATTCCTCAGTTCACCAGGGAACGGTAATGGCACCAGCAGTACAGCCCCTCCTCGTGGTTCAGTGAATGGCAGCAAGAAGTCAGGTCCACTGAAGGCTTTCTTGGCTTCCTGCCAAATACACGTGTCTTCTTGGTCCCATCTCCCCCCAGAGTTGCTAATTATTAGTTTGTGATGCAAGATCATTAAGGCATTATAACAGACATAACCAAATGAACTAATTTCAATTAATGTATTTCCATAATGAGGTGAAAAGAAAGTAGTTCactgaacataaaaaaaaaattgagtgaAAGCTGTTGATTAAAGAGCCAAGTAAAAGCAACTTCCTTAAAAGTTGTTACTAATGAGAAGTGAGGCACCTGAAGTTCACAGCTGCTAGAAGCAGACCTTTCCCACCACCTCCTTTAACAATGCCCACTTTAGAGTTGCTGGTCTCTGACTTTTGCACTTTTTCAGTCCTTCTTTGCTCGACCTTCGAAGGTGTCCATGATATGGAGGTATCCAAAGTAGTCCGCGAGGAGAACAGCTACTTTCACTGGTATGATACTGTAAGGTAGGGGAGTTGGAgagagtgaaaaaaaccaacaaaaaccaaaacaaacacagagcagaCATCAGGAGAGTTGTGCAGTTTTATCACGGAATTAATTTTACCTAATACTGGCAAAGACTGCATATTTTCTAGAATATGGTACCACTGGTCCTCTCAAAATATCCATTACACTCATTTGGCAGCCTGAGTTATTGGACAGACCAGTTTCCCAACCTGGCTTGCAACAGAGTCAGAAGTGCCCTAATGCTGCGGCAAGACACCAGATCCACCGTTACTGAGAAGCAGCCCCAGACTCTACAGCCCACAGTAAAACTGGACCCCAATGGAGTCAGCAAGTGGCAGTTAGACATTTCTGTCATTGTTCTGTGGCCCAAGGGTAGACTGAACACctagaaacaaaaaaggagaacTCCAGAAATGTGCAGAACTTAATGAAAATTCACACCAACAAGTAGAAGACTGGTTTGCACTTTCAGGCAAAAACATAGCTGAAACATCCCTggacagaaaagagagagaggaaaagaaaggcataaCTTACTTTCtcaaaacaagtaaaatatgAAGACTGCGTGGTAGCACCAATATTTGTTGGTCCCGCCGAATAGCAGTCATTATCTTCTCAGCCACATACTCTGGCTCCAGAACGGGAATCAGTCTTGGCCACctagaaaacatttcttactGCAGTACAAATTGCTTTGGATTCACATTTTGCTCAAAATAAGTCCCCATTTTTCAGTTAGTCaactaaaagaagaaataaataccaCAAATCCTACAAACAACAGAACCTTCATTGTGTTGGCAAGTGAGTGGCCActattattttatctttgtatGATCTCTCAAGAGAAATCCACAGTCATATGAAGACACAGTAGGCTTTTATTCAGCTCCTAAATTTTGTCATTATACAAGCATACTGAGCAGAGCTATGCAGTGTTTCAGCTAGTTAGAGACCAGAGAGGACAACTGGAGCATTTGGcttctgcagaggaaaggaCACCAATTACATTACTATGTGTTTAAGCTGAAATGTGAGAAGTACCAAGGGCTTTGCCATGTGGGTCGCACAGTCAGTGGATAACACCATTAACACTCATCTGAGACCCTGAAAATAACGCAAGCAGAGAAAAGCCTAGCTTGTGATTTTCATAAAGGAAATGCGAATTCATAACACACTAAATGTGCAAGTTGCATAGAAACTTTAGAAGAGTTTACTCACTTGGTTCCACAGCCATCAAACATTCCAGTGTTTATGATGTAAGGACATACAATTGTGGTTTTAACACCAGTTTTTCCCAGATCTCTCATCTCTAAATCAACTGACTCTGCAAAACCAACTGCTGCAAATTTACTTGCACAGtaatctgtaaaataaataaaacattaaattgcagttaaacattttaatttactaaTTAAACCTTACTAAAGAGGTTCAGTGAGTCCTACCACTGAACATGTATACAGGAGCAGTAGCAGTTTTTGACAGAGAAGAGGGATGAAACTATGCTCTAGTAAGTAAACTACCTAGTCacaggtttgtggtttttttacagTACACAATAGCAGCACTACAGTATAGAAATTATACATACACAGTGCCAGCAGGAAATTACTGTCCGATACTGAACTACTTTGCAGAGTAGGAACTGTTTTCAGGATTAGGTTACTAATAAAGTTTGTCTTTGATGTGATTTACTCCTTTACTTTCCCTCTCCGAAGTTAACTGTTGTTCTAGACTGGCAGACAGTAGGGATGCACAGAGAAACCCTCTATCACCTTTCTACTCTCTACTTAACAATAGCaaatgaaattatcttttcataCCAGACCTTACATTTGAATCCATGCACTGGCTTTTTATGCAAACTCAAGCTTTCAAGACTCTCTACTGTGGTTTCAACTTGAAACTCAATTTGTCTTCATTATCATTGCCCTGAAGCTAGATTTCTTTTACTGCTATGTCACTTTATctcattttcctccccttttgcATGCACTTTCCAGAAATGCCTTCTGAGTTTGCCTTAATCTCATCACTTTCCATCACTGTACATGTCCTCTTGAATGAATAGCTGAGAGACAGAGAATGCAAAATGAGATATTGCACATCTGCCTCTGTACCAAATCTGGATTTCAGTAGTTCTTTTAATCAGGGAAACCTCCACAGGACTATGCTTAGCTTGAGAACATGCTTCCCCACCAAATACCTGCGGGTTCATTTTAAGAACATTGAAGTTCTCAGTTTCCAAAGTTCTATATGGCTCCTAGATTCTCTAATTGCGTTGGCAGAAAAATCTGCTTCACAGCACTGCTGAGCATCTGGAAATGTCTTTTGAAAGCAATGGTTATTTAAGATCAGCTGGTTTGAATGTATGACCATTTCCTTTACTTATACATGAAGACCCAGAAAGTCAaaatcagtttgttttttttttcatgagtgTTGATTGCAGAGTTCAAATCCAACCAATTGTCTAAATGAACATTAGCTTTAATAATGCTACCTGAAAGTCCATTGACTCCGTTCAGTCCTGCTGAGCTTGCAACACTAACCAAGTGTCCATGGTTAGAGGCCATCATTGCTGGCAGGAAGGCTTTGTAAGTCTGCAACGTAAGTCAGAGTTGCAATGAAACACTTTACTAAATAAGCTAAGCGCTATAACGTTTTGAAggtgttgtttttaaacaaagtctTCTTACAGTTTAAATAAGCTCCACCTTCCATTacggaagggaaaaaaaccctcaaaaataAGTTTGTTGTTTGAACTATAATCCTCAGCTCCTAAGCTGGAACTTTCCAGGCCCCATCAGTACCACTTTCTGCTTAACAACAAAGAAAGATGGTAACTTGCTGAAAGCTAAAGATACAGCTTCAGCGAGTTGTTAAGTTTCTTTCAGCCTAAAGCTCAGCCCTGCGATATTTCAAATGATAATTGTTCACAGCAAATTTtgtaaaatggcaaaaaattgatttaatgTCTTCCTCCTAATTAagtaatttaatatttatgatTAAATGTATTCATGAAGACACTGGAACATGTTTTAATATCCTCTTTGCAATTCTTTATGATAGGAACACCACATAGGTGACCCGCCTTccctggaaggaagaaaaatacaaattaaattacTCATTTTGGTCAAAAGCCCCACTTATTAAGGACATTGTCTGAACATGTGCTATTTCTTACTAAAACTTTCATAACCACAAAGCAACTAGAACTCTAATAGAATTGAAAACTTCTGTTACTAGAGCAGCAACTTTCAGGCTGGGCTTGCTTCATATCAATTAATATTGAGGGATTATAATATACGATTAGCTTCAGAACTCGGCAGATGGCAAACTTCAGTTCTTAAGAGCATTTCTCAATATGAAGCAGTTTTGCTTCCACCTGCCTACCCCAGAAGTTCCCGAAAGATCCATTCTTCCaccctttttttattttacagactcACAGgcatagaaaataatttcttgtatCATTTCTGAGTGAACTTACAAGCAGCTGTATATCCTTGCATATTTACCTCAATTCCAAAAGGCAAAATTAACACCGAAAACATGTTAAAAGGATGTTTTAGTGTGTATATAGAAAGTACAGGTATTACCCAGAAGTGTGCCATTATGTTCACTTCCATGGTTTTTTCCACGAGTGAATCTGGAGAATCAATAAACTTCTTTCCAGTTACAATACCAGCGTTGTTGACTAGGATGCTAACGTCGCCAACTTCTTTTTTAACCTAAAAAACACCCCCCCAAGATATTATGcaataaacacaaaacattcTTTCCAAGTTTTAGATGTGAAAACATGAGAAATATCGCACATTTCAACTAAGTTGAAGTTATTATGCTCACTACAGATCCAAACATCTCAGGTTCTTGCACATTCTCACCTGAGGCCTTTTTTAGAGCTGAGCTTAAAACTGGACTTTCTTTGGAGGTGCGGAGCCCAACAGCTCCACACAGGCTTCTGCTTTTGGCATCTCTGGTTCTTGCTGCAACTGTTCCAGATAAGCCCTTAATGCAGAGAGCCTAACTAACGCAACAAGTATTTTGCTAGAGCAAACCCACCTTAAAACCAATGAGCAATTTTGTTTGTAGGGCCATTTCTAGGCTTTGCAGTGAAACAGTACATGGATTCTCCAGTGAGTTCACCAGAATTGGGTACATCAAATCTATGTGAGGGCTGCAAGGACCTAAACTTTTGCTTAGGAGGCTCCTTGCATTAGACTCAAATCCTCTTGTGTTTTCCACAGCGTAACTTGAGCATAGAAGCAGTGCTGCCATACGACCTGAAGGCTGAAGTCAGCTTAGCACAGTACTTGAGTCTTTTGatgagcagaaggaaaattgCATTCCCTGTCAGTAACACTAATTACCTGCATCCCAACAGTCCAGGGGTCCCTCTCTCCCACTCTACAGGGCAGCAGCTACTTAGCAGCATCTTagtatttcagatatttcaaaattCTTCATGCTGTTTTCTGACTGTGACTGTTAAACACTGACATGTATTACACAGTTTTTAACTAGTGGTaattttatagaatcatagaattgttttggttggaaaagacctttcaaCCATTAatccaagtccaccactaaaccatgtccctaagaacttcatctatgcatcttttaaacatctccagggatggtgactccaccacttccctgggcagcctgttccaatgcctgacaaccctttctgggaagaactttttcctaatatccaatctgaaccttccctggcacaacttgaggccatttcctctcatcctatcacttgttacttgggagaagagaccaaccccctccatgctacaacctcctttcaggtagttgtagacagtgataaggtctcccctcagcctccttttctccaggctaaacagccccagtcccctcagctgctcctgacaagacttgtgctccagatccttCATCAGCTTCGCTGCCCTGTACTTACATTCCACAGCACACACATTAAACCAGACTTCCCTACAGCTTCCCAGGGGAGCAGATGGAGTTTTCTGCCCTCAGTGTGTTGGAATTTGAATGGGTAAACAGTCACTTTTGGTAAGAACTATTCCCCATATGCATAGGCAGTGAGAAAGaccactttaaaataaatttcctcCTTATAGC encodes:
- the SDR16C5 gene encoding epidermal retinol dehydrogenase 2, encoding MNFFLETCRAIGLLVYYLLESLVFFVVPKRKKNVSDEIVLITGAGSGIGRLLSLKFARLGATVVLWDINQEGLKETSRLARENGGVQVHSYICDCSKRQDVYRVADQVKKEVGDVSILVNNAGIVTGKKFIDSPDSLVEKTMEVNIMAHFWTYKAFLPAMMASNHGHLVSVASSAGLNGVNGLSDYCASKFAAVGFAESVDLEMRDLGKTGVKTTIVCPYIINTGMFDGCGTKWPRLIPVLEPEYVAEKIMTAIRRDQQILVLPRSLHILLVLRNIIPVKVAVLLADYFGYLHIMDTFEGRAKKD